A part of Silvimonas soli genomic DNA contains:
- a CDS encoding MFS transporter, with product MTTSVNHSRLGKFGLYVLLAGQLLPQIDFSIVNVALDAIAHSLHATETELELLVAVYGVAFAVCLAMGGRLGDNFGRLKLFNFGVLLFGVASLLCGLATSIWFLLAARALQGIAAALLVPQILATIHVSLTGHAHSRALGFYGAIGGLAFIVGQVLGGFLVSADIAGTGWRSVFLINLPVCAAILACSRRWVPDTRREHAAHIDWPGTLLLTAVVLCILLPISLGPSLHWSWPCFALLAAAVPLLRMLWNAELRQEQRGAFPLLPPSLLRLPSVRFGLLIAILFFSCWSGFMFVVALALQSGAGLSPVHSGNAFIVLGASYFAGSLLSTRVVAKLGRTPTLILGCLIQMSGLLLVMATFNRVWPHPGILNLAPATLLMGFGQAFIVSCFFRIGLADVPAEQAGAGSAMLATLQQASFGLGSALLGAVFAQTLHYSGHYLDATLAGLGAEFCLMLILLLSAVARHYRSRDLPVAVQAGVK from the coding sequence ATGACAACGTCCGTTAATCATTCGCGTCTGGGCAAGTTCGGGCTCTATGTGCTGCTGGCCGGGCAACTGTTGCCGCAGATCGATTTCTCTATCGTTAACGTCGCGCTGGATGCCATCGCACATTCACTGCATGCCACAGAAACCGAACTGGAATTACTGGTCGCGGTTTATGGTGTGGCGTTTGCGGTGTGCCTGGCGATGGGCGGGCGTCTGGGCGACAATTTTGGCCGACTGAAGTTATTCAATTTTGGCGTGCTGTTGTTTGGTGTGGCTTCGTTGTTATGCGGATTGGCCACATCAATCTGGTTTTTGTTGGCCGCCCGCGCATTGCAAGGCATTGCGGCTGCGTTGCTGGTGCCGCAGATTCTGGCGACGATTCACGTCAGCCTGACCGGGCACGCCCATTCCCGCGCGCTGGGTTTCTACGGGGCGATTGGTGGGCTGGCCTTCATTGTCGGGCAAGTACTGGGCGGATTCCTGGTGTCGGCAGACATTGCGGGTACCGGCTGGCGTAGCGTGTTTCTGATCAATCTGCCGGTGTGTGCCGCCATCCTGGCTTGCTCTCGCCGTTGGGTGCCCGATACCCGTCGGGAGCATGCCGCGCATATCGACTGGCCCGGTACGTTACTGCTGACCGCCGTAGTGCTTTGCATCCTGCTGCCGATTTCGCTCGGACCATCCTTGCACTGGTCGTGGCCGTGCTTCGCCTTGCTGGCGGCAGCCGTGCCGTTGTTGCGAATGCTTTGGAATGCTGAATTGCGGCAAGAGCAGCGGGGTGCTTTTCCACTGTTGCCGCCGTCGCTGCTGCGTCTGCCCAGCGTGCGGTTTGGCTTGCTGATTGCCATTCTGTTTTTCTCTTGCTGGAGCGGTTTCATGTTTGTGGTGGCGCTGGCCCTGCAATCGGGCGCCGGCCTGTCGCCGGTGCATTCCGGCAACGCCTTTATCGTGTTGGGCGCTTCGTATTTCGCCGGTTCGTTACTGAGCACTCGCGTCGTGGCCAAACTGGGGCGTACTCCCACCTTGATTCTCGGTTGTCTGATCCAGATGAGTGGTTTGCTACTGGTTATGGCCACCTTTAACCGGGTCTGGCCACACCCGGGCATTCTCAATCTTGCCCCCGCCACGTTACTGATGGGTTTTGGCCAGGCCTTTATCGTGAGCTGTTTCTTCCGGATTGGTCTGGCCGATGTGCCAGCGGAACAGGCGGGCGCGGGCAGCGCCATGCTGGCGACTTTGCAACAGGCGTCCTTTGGCTTGGGTTCGGCGCTGCTGGGCGCGGTGTTTGCGCAAACACTGCATTATTCCGGGCACTATCTGGACGCAACGCTGGCCGGACTGGGTGCGGAGTTTTGCCTGATGCTGATTTTGTTACTCAGCGCTGTAGCCAGGCATTACCGCAGTCGAGATCTGCCGGTGGCAGTGCAGGCTGGCGTGAAGTAA
- a CDS encoding helix-turn-helix transcriptional regulator, with protein sequence MTTSSNTGQNQETSGKEFAESSSAHALGTFLRVRRESLDPTRLGLPRTGRRRTPGLRRDDVAMLADIGITWYTKLEQGRPIRVSAKVLSAIAVALQCSDAETRHLFALAGIAKPAADTVTAVYCEALSATSQLILDQLDPIPALIQNARFDIIGFNQSFCRLVGVDLQQIALEDRNCIYLAITNPAWRASLAQSVDSLPRMVALFRAAMAEHLHEPVWEQKLQRFLSASPEFREAWQRYEVRGIENQIKRFCNPLVGTIDLQQTNWWSAPKNGDRLMVYAPADEHAKQALLRLAEQ encoded by the coding sequence GTGACCACCAGTTCGAATACCGGCCAGAATCAGGAAACCAGCGGTAAAGAGTTTGCGGAAAGCAGTAGCGCCCACGCCTTAGGCACTTTTCTGCGCGTTCGGCGTGAAAGCCTTGATCCGACTCGTCTGGGCTTGCCTCGCACCGGTCGCCGCCGCACGCCTGGCCTGCGGCGGGATGACGTCGCCATGCTGGCAGATATCGGTATTACCTGGTACACCAAGCTGGAACAAGGTCGACCGATTCGCGTGTCCGCCAAGGTATTGAGCGCGATTGCCGTCGCCTTGCAATGTAGCGATGCTGAAACACGCCACTTGTTTGCCCTGGCTGGCATCGCCAAACCTGCTGCGGACACCGTTACCGCTGTCTATTGCGAAGCCCTTTCCGCCACCAGCCAGTTAATTCTGGATCAACTCGACCCGATTCCCGCGCTTATCCAGAACGCCCGCTTCGACATCATTGGCTTTAACCAGTCATTCTGCCGCCTGGTTGGCGTAGATCTGCAGCAGATTGCGCTGGAAGACCGCAATTGCATTTATCTCGCCATTACCAACCCAGCATGGCGCGCCAGTCTGGCGCAGAGCGTGGATTCGTTGCCGCGCATGGTGGCATTGTTCCGGGCCGCCATGGCCGAGCATTTGCATGAGCCGGTGTGGGAGCAAAAACTGCAGCGGTTTCTGTCCGCTTCGCCCGAATTTCGCGAGGCATGGCAGCGTTACGAAGTACGTGGCATCGAAAACCAGATCAAGCGCTTTTGCAATCCACTTGTTGGAACCATCGATTTACAGCAGACCAACTGGTGGTCTGCGCCCAAAAATGGCGACCGCTTGATGGTGTACGCGCCAGCAGACGAGCACGCCAAACAGGCGTTGCTGCGTCTGGCGGAGCAGTAA
- a CDS encoding ABCB family ABC transporter ATP-binding protein/permease, with protein sequence MNPSDSTPARRNDLQTLRTLLPYLWQYKNRVILAMVLLIAAKVANVGVPLVLKGIVDHLDGNKGVVVLPLALVAAYGLLRLCASVFGEMRDAVFAKVTQGAIRRVALQVFDHLHALSLRFHLERQTGGMSRDIDRGSKGIAFLLNFTLFNILPTLVEIVLVAGILLKKYDWYFAAITFGTIVIYISFTLGITEWRMVFRRTMNNMDSEASTRAVDSLLNYETVKYFGNERWESERYDKSLVKWEEASVKNQVSLSFLNAGQAGIIALGVTALVGLAAQEVVDGKMTLGDLVLVNAFLLQLYAPLNFLGFVYREIKNSLADMEKMFKLLGQNAEIKDQHDAVPLITQRADIRFEAVDFGYESNRQILHSVSFAVPAGHTVAVVGSSGAGKSTLSRLLYRFYDVNAGKITINGQDLRGITQASLRQHIGIVPQDTVLFNDSIYYNIAYGRPEASREEVIDAARSAHIYDFVMGLPDGFDTKVGERGLKLSGGEKQRVAIARTILKNPPILIFDEATSALDSRTERGIQAELKEISANRTTLVIAHRLSTIADADEILVMEGGRIIERGNHRSLLTANGAYARLWAMQQHEAESTTGDSTVDVH encoded by the coding sequence ATGAATCCCTCCGACTCAACGCCCGCCCGCCGCAACGACCTGCAAACGCTGCGCACCTTGCTGCCTTATCTGTGGCAGTACAAAAACCGCGTAATCCTGGCCATGGTGCTGCTGATTGCGGCCAAGGTCGCCAACGTTGGCGTGCCATTGGTGCTCAAAGGCATTGTCGATCATCTGGATGGCAACAAAGGTGTGGTGGTATTGCCGCTGGCACTGGTTGCCGCGTATGGCTTGCTGCGACTGTGTGCGTCGGTATTTGGGGAAATGCGCGACGCCGTGTTTGCCAAAGTGACGCAAGGCGCAATTCGTCGCGTAGCGCTGCAAGTGTTTGATCATTTACACGCTTTGTCTTTGCGCTTTCATCTGGAGCGGCAAACCGGCGGCATGAGTCGGGATATTGATCGTGGCTCTAAAGGCATTGCGTTTCTACTTAATTTTACGCTGTTCAATATCCTGCCAACGCTGGTGGAAATCGTTCTGGTCGCCGGTATTTTGCTGAAGAAATACGACTGGTATTTCGCCGCCATTACCTTTGGCACGATTGTTATCTACATCAGCTTTACGCTGGGCATTACCGAATGGCGCATGGTGTTTCGCCGCACCATGAACAATATGGATTCCGAAGCCAGTACCCGCGCCGTGGACAGCTTGCTTAACTACGAGACGGTTAAATACTTTGGTAATGAGCGCTGGGAATCTGAGCGCTATGACAAAAGTCTGGTGAAATGGGAAGAAGCCTCGGTCAAAAATCAGGTGTCGTTGTCATTCCTGAATGCCGGGCAGGCAGGGATTATTGCACTGGGCGTCACGGCGCTGGTTGGACTGGCCGCGCAAGAAGTCGTCGACGGCAAAATGACCTTGGGCGATCTGGTGCTGGTGAACGCCTTTTTGCTGCAGTTGTATGCACCGCTTAACTTTCTGGGTTTTGTGTACCGCGAAATCAAGAACTCGCTGGCTGACATGGAAAAAATGTTCAAGCTCTTGGGTCAGAACGCGGAAATCAAAGACCAGCACGACGCTGTGCCGCTCATTACCCAGCGCGCAGATATCCGCTTTGAAGCTGTAGATTTCGGCTATGAAAGCAATCGGCAGATTTTGCACTCGGTGAGCTTTGCCGTGCCTGCGGGCCATACGGTGGCGGTAGTAGGCAGTTCGGGCGCGGGAAAATCGACCTTGTCGCGTTTGCTTTACCGGTTCTACGACGTGAACGCGGGCAAGATCACCATCAATGGCCAGGATTTGCGCGGAATCACCCAGGCTTCGCTACGCCAGCATATCGGCATCGTGCCGCAGGATACGGTGCTGTTTAACGACAGCATTTACTACAACATCGCCTACGGTCGACCGGAAGCCAGCCGCGAGGAAGTGATCGACGCCGCCCGGTCAGCGCACATTTACGATTTCGTCATGGGCTTGCCGGACGGCTTTGATACCAAAGTGGGCGAGCGCGGCCTGAAGTTGTCCGGCGGCGAGAAACAGCGCGTAGCCATCGCTCGCACCATTCTCAAAAACCCGCCCATTCTGATTTTTGACGAAGCCACCTCGGCGCTGGACTCCAGAACCGAACGCGGCATTCAGGCTGAATTGAAAGAAATTTCCGCCAACCGCACCACTTTGGTGATTGCTCACCGCTTGTCCACCATCGCCGATGCTGACGAGATTCTGGTGATGGAAGGCGGACGCATTATCGAGCGCGGCAATCATCGCAGCCTGCTGACCGCCAACGGTGCCTACGCGCGGCTGTGGGCCATGCAGCAACACGAGGCAGAAAGCACCACTGGCGACAGCACGGTCGACGTGCACTAA
- a CDS encoding TonB-dependent receptor: MKKMTPMALAIAMACSLPQAYAAEPAPVAASTPSAANSQITDLGTVTVTASADASKDGLQPAYAGGQVAKGGRAGILGTKNNMDTPFSITSYTNDLIQDQQAHGVGDVLQNDSGVRVAKGFGNFQESYFIRGFVLSSDDVAYNGLYSLLPRQYIATELFERVEVLQGATGFLMGAAPNGGGIGGSINLVPKRATNEDLNRVTVGVDSGGSGNASADVSRRFGPDKSFGLRLNAGYRDGGTGVDDEKSQTSVGSVGLDWRGENARVSADIGAQDNRLNATRPEVTLGAGVTRVPDAPDASKNFAQPWSYSNERDVFGTLRAEYDFTQDITGWAAYGLRRSHESNSLANLTVTSDNGDGNFYRFDNTRDDKVDTGEVGVRGKLQTGPVGHEWVLAGDFFELKKSNAYAMDFFNTFDTNLYHPTSYAQPAISATAFTGNDLDSPALNGVIRLTSVAVGDTLSMFDKSLLLTVGARYQHFDITNYAYDTGIASAAYTKGRTSPAVGIVYKPVKQVSVYANYIEGLAQGDTAPANVTNPGEMLAPYVSRQKEVGVKYDGGRLGAGLALFSTDKPRGVVDSDNHFSDSGEDQHRGAELNFFGLAAPGLRVLGGVTWLNATQKNTGSDLTNGNRVIGVPRFQGNLGMEWEVQQLEGLALNARVVYTGSSYADDLNTLEVPSWTRLDLGVRYLMDINNRPVTLRARVDNVFNRDYWSSVGGYPGYGYLTVGMPRTFSVSASVDF; the protein is encoded by the coding sequence ATGAAAAAAATGACCCCGATGGCCCTGGCAATCGCCATGGCTTGCTCCTTGCCGCAGGCCTATGCCGCCGAGCCCGCTCCCGTTGCCGCCTCCACACCATCCGCCGCAAATTCGCAAATTACCGATCTGGGCACCGTAACTGTTACTGCGAGTGCCGATGCATCCAAAGACGGTCTGCAGCCAGCCTATGCGGGCGGCCAGGTGGCGAAGGGCGGTCGCGCCGGCATTTTGGGCACCAAAAACAATATGGATACCCCGTTCAGCATCACCAGCTACACCAACGATTTGATCCAGGATCAGCAAGCCCATGGCGTGGGTGACGTATTGCAGAATGATTCCGGCGTGCGTGTAGCCAAGGGGTTCGGCAATTTTCAGGAGTCGTACTTCATTCGCGGCTTTGTGCTGAGCTCGGACGATGTTGCCTACAACGGCTTGTATAGCTTGCTGCCACGCCAGTACATTGCCACCGAACTGTTCGAGCGCGTTGAAGTGCTGCAGGGCGCGACTGGCTTCTTGATGGGCGCGGCGCCTAACGGCGGCGGTATCGGTGGTTCGATCAATCTTGTGCCCAAGCGCGCCACCAACGAAGACCTGAACCGCGTCACCGTCGGTGTGGATAGCGGTGGCAGTGGCAACGCATCTGCCGACGTATCGCGCCGGTTTGGTCCGGACAAGAGTTTTGGCCTGCGTCTGAATGCGGGTTATCGCGATGGCGGCACCGGTGTGGATGATGAAAAATCCCAAACCAGCGTGGGTTCGGTGGGACTGGACTGGCGCGGCGAAAACGCCCGCGTCTCGGCCGATATTGGCGCGCAAGACAACCGCCTCAATGCAACGCGCCCGGAAGTCACGCTCGGCGCAGGCGTAACACGCGTTCCAGATGCACCCGATGCCAGCAAAAACTTTGCGCAACCATGGTCGTATTCCAACGAACGCGATGTGTTTGGCACGCTGCGCGCTGAATATGACTTCACCCAGGACATCACAGGTTGGGCGGCCTACGGCTTGCGTCGCAGTCATGAATCCAACTCGCTGGCCAACCTAACGGTAACCAGTGACAACGGCGATGGCAATTTCTATCGCTTTGACAATACGCGTGACGACAAGGTGGATACCGGCGAAGTCGGCGTACGCGGCAAGCTGCAAACCGGCCCGGTTGGTCACGAGTGGGTCTTGGCGGGCGACTTCTTCGAACTGAAGAAGAGCAATGCTTATGCGATGGACTTCTTCAACACGTTTGATACCAACCTGTATCACCCGACGTCCTACGCGCAACCGGCGATTTCCGCAACAGCGTTTACTGGCAATGACCTGGATAGCCCGGCTTTGAATGGCGTTATCCGCCTGACCAGCGTGGCGGTGGGCGATACGCTGTCGATGTTCGACAAGTCGCTGCTGCTGACGGTGGGTGCTCGCTACCAGCACTTTGACATTACCAACTACGCCTACGATACCGGCATCGCGAGCGCGGCCTACACCAAGGGTCGTACCAGTCCGGCGGTCGGCATTGTCTACAAGCCGGTGAAACAGGTTTCGGTTTACGCCAATTACATTGAAGGCCTGGCGCAGGGCGATACCGCGCCAGCCAACGTAACCAACCCTGGCGAAATGCTGGCCCCATATGTTTCCAGGCAAAAAGAAGTGGGCGTAAAGTATGACGGCGGCCGTCTGGGCGCCGGTCTGGCGCTGTTTAGTACCGACAAACCACGCGGCGTTGTGGATTCAGACAATCATTTCTCTGATTCCGGCGAAGACCAGCATCGTGGGGCGGAGCTGAATTTCTTTGGTCTGGCCGCACCCGGCCTGCGCGTATTGGGCGGCGTAACCTGGCTGAACGCCACACAGAAGAACACGGGCTCTGATTTGACCAATGGCAACCGCGTGATCGGTGTGCCGCGCTTTCAGGGCAACCTGGGCATGGAATGGGAAGTCCAGCAACTGGAAGGTCTGGCCCTGAATGCCCGCGTGGTTTACACCGGGTCCAGCTATGCCGATGATCTGAACACGCTGGAAGTGCCAAGCTGGACACGGCTGGACTTGGGTGTACGCTACCTGATGGATATCAATAACCGTCCGGTCACGCTGCGCGCCCGAGTCGATAACGTGTTTAACCGCGACTACTGGTCTTCGGTTGGCGGTTACCCTGGTTATGGCTACTTGACGGTCGGGATGCCACGCACGTTCTCCGTGAGCGCCAGCGTAGACTTCTAA
- a CDS encoding aromatic ring-hydroxylating oxygenase subunit alpha — MNILATAASMQLDMSTQLPISAYFDEALYQRELELLFEHGPKYIGHELMVPEVGDYHVLEATNGARYLKRSASGVKALSNVCRHRQALMLEGRGNGSHTVCPLHRWTYNNDGHLLGAPHFDDNPCLHLPETQLQNWNGLLFEKNGRDIEGDLKNLGVAKDLDFSNYVFHSVSVDEYEGNWKTFIEVYLEDYHVEPFHPGLGKFVTCDDLKWEFADWYSVQTVGVHNALSKPGSKTYEHWHKQVLEYNRGEQPPYGAIWLTYYPNVMVEWYPHTLVISTLIPTGPRSYKNVVEFYYPEDIAYFEPEFIAAEQAAYMETAVEDGEIIRRMELGREALHAAGRNEVGPYQSPMEDGMQHFHQFLRRELRL; from the coding sequence ATGAATATTCTGGCTACGGCTGCGTCCATGCAGCTGGACATGTCCACCCAGTTGCCGATTTCGGCATACTTCGACGAAGCCCTGTATCAGCGTGAACTTGAACTCCTGTTCGAGCATGGCCCCAAATATATTGGTCATGAACTGATGGTGCCAGAGGTCGGTGATTACCACGTCCTTGAAGCCACCAACGGCGCTCGCTACCTGAAACGTTCCGCCTCTGGCGTCAAAGCGCTTTCCAACGTCTGCCGGCATCGCCAGGCTTTGATGCTGGAAGGGCGCGGCAATGGCTCACACACCGTTTGCCCATTGCATCGCTGGACGTACAACAATGACGGTCATTTGCTCGGTGCACCGCATTTTGACGACAACCCGTGCCTGCATCTGCCAGAAACCCAACTGCAGAACTGGAACGGGTTGTTGTTTGAGAAAAATGGTCGCGACATCGAAGGTGACCTCAAAAATCTCGGCGTAGCCAAAGATCTCGATTTCTCCAACTACGTCTTTCATAGCGTTAGCGTGGATGAATACGAAGGCAACTGGAAAACCTTTATTGAGGTTTATCTGGAGGACTATCACGTCGAGCCATTCCACCCAGGCTTGGGCAAGTTTGTGACTTGCGACGATCTGAAGTGGGAGTTCGCCGACTGGTATTCGGTGCAGACGGTGGGTGTACACAACGCGCTCTCCAAGCCCGGCTCAAAGACCTATGAGCATTGGCACAAGCAGGTGCTTGAGTACAATCGCGGCGAGCAGCCGCCTTATGGCGCGATCTGGCTGACTTACTATCCCAACGTTATGGTGGAGTGGTATCCGCATACGCTGGTGATTTCCACACTGATTCCGACCGGGCCGCGCAGTTACAAAAACGTGGTCGAATTCTATTACCCGGAAGACATCGCTTATTTCGAGCCGGAATTCATCGCTGCCGAACAAGCGGCTTATATGGAAACCGCGGTAGAAGATGGCGAAATCATCCGACGCATGGAATTGGGTCGCGAGGCGCTACACGCGGCTGGCCGCAATGAAGTAGGGCCGTACCAGTCGCCGATGGAAGACGGCATGCAGCACTTTCACCAGTTTTTGCGGCGCGAACTACGTCTTTAA
- a CDS encoding DUF1456 family protein has product MINNDVMRSVRYMLDLSDKRIVDILKLADFEAQKEDVAAWLKKDEEEGYAECDDKTMAHFLNGLVIFKRGKDDTRAPQPTVWPVTNNTVLKKLRVAFELKEDDMHTILAASGFEVSKPELSALFRKEGQKNYRACGDQLLRNFLKGLTLRVRGPN; this is encoded by the coding sequence ATGATCAATAACGACGTAATGCGCAGCGTGCGCTACATGCTGGATCTGAGCGACAAGCGCATTGTCGACATCCTCAAGCTGGCCGACTTTGAGGCACAAAAAGAAGACGTGGCCGCATGGCTGAAGAAAGATGAAGAAGAAGGCTACGCGGAGTGCGACGACAAAACCATGGCGCACTTTCTGAATGGTCTGGTGATTTTCAAGCGTGGTAAAGACGACACCCGCGCGCCGCAGCCTACCGTCTGGCCAGTCACCAACAACACAGTTCTGAAAAAACTGCGTGTGGCTTTTGAACTGAAAGAAGACGACATGCACACCATTCTGGCGGCATCGGGATTCGAGGTATCCAAGCCAGAATTGAGCGCACTGTTTCGCAAAGAGGGTCAGAAAAACTACCGCGCCTGTGGCGATCAGTTGCTGCGCAACTTCCTCAAGGGTTTGACGCTGCGGGTGCGTGGTCCGAATTAA
- a CDS encoding rhodanese-related sulfurtransferase translates to MTQNTAHPIVVAALYKFVTLTDYVELREPLQQCMKDLGVKGTLLLAQEGINGTVSGTREAIDGLLTWLKNDPRMLDIDHKESYCDEQPFYRTKVKLKKEIVTLGVPGVDPNKKVGTYVEPQDWNALIADPEVLVIDTRNDYEVAIGTFERAVDPQTTSFSEFPEYIKEHFDPAKHKKVAMFCTGGIRCEKASSYMLGEGFEEVFHLKGGILKYLETVPQEESRWKGDCFVFDNRVTVRHDLSEGDFELCHACREPVSVEERKSPHYVPGISCPHCWNSLSEKTRAGARERQKQIELAKARNQPSPLGRNMREQED, encoded by the coding sequence ATGACTCAAAATACCGCGCATCCCATCGTGGTGGCTGCGCTATACAAGTTCGTCACGCTGACTGATTACGTTGAACTGCGTGAGCCGCTGCAGCAATGCATGAAAGACCTGGGCGTGAAGGGCACGCTGCTGCTGGCCCAAGAGGGCATCAATGGCACCGTGTCTGGCACGCGTGAGGCGATTGATGGCTTGCTGACCTGGCTCAAGAACGATCCGCGCATGCTCGATATCGATCACAAAGAATCGTATTGCGACGAGCAGCCTTTCTATCGCACCAAGGTCAAACTCAAAAAAGAGATCGTCACCTTGGGCGTGCCCGGCGTGGACCCCAACAAAAAAGTTGGCACTTACGTTGAGCCGCAAGACTGGAATGCGCTGATTGCCGATCCGGAAGTACTAGTGATCGATACCCGCAACGATTATGAAGTGGCGATTGGTACTTTCGAGCGCGCCGTTGACCCGCAAACCACCAGCTTCAGCGAGTTTCCCGAGTACATCAAAGAACATTTCGACCCGGCCAAACACAAGAAAGTCGCCATGTTCTGCACCGGCGGCATTCGTTGCGAGAAAGCATCCAGTTATATGTTGGGTGAAGGTTTTGAAGAGGTCTTCCACCTGAAAGGCGGGATTCTGAAATACCTGGAAACCGTGCCGCAGGAAGAATCCCGCTGGAAGGGCGACTGTTTTGTGTTTGATAACCGCGTCACCGTGCGCCACGATTTGAGCGAAGGCGATTTTGAGTTGTGCCACGCCTGCCGCGAGCCGGTGTCGGTAGAAGAACGCAAATCGCCACATTATGTGCCCGGCATTAGCTGCCCGCATTGCTGGAACAGTCTCAGCGAGAAAACCCGCGCCGGTGCGCGTGAGCGGCAAAAGCAGATTGAACTGGCCAAGGCCCGCAATCAGCCCAGTCCGCTGGGTCGCAATATGCGCGAGCAGGAAGACTGA
- a CDS encoding DUF2145 domain-containing protein, translating to MANRKFPRICALICAMVLGISSTAWAGQTCSDAPIDGTVVRNALEAGLQASRALDELQPKVALIARIGSDLSEYGLRYSHLGFISREAPGQPWRMTHLLNECGSATSELWHEGLGNFFMDDMFSFDSLIMIPDAKTQEVLWGLLHNPVALEQMHSTSYSVVAYPFSTLHQNSNQWVLEVLAEAQGGKVINGRERAQAWLKANGYQPSTLKIGMFKRLGGRMFKANVAFDGQPGDRRAAGLIDVVTVDSIRQFMKSLEIEQSEREVIAKGIVVVPATKGR from the coding sequence ATGGCGAATCGCAAATTCCCCCGCATTTGCGCACTGATTTGTGCAATGGTGCTTGGTATATCCAGTACGGCGTGGGCGGGTCAGACCTGCAGCGACGCACCCATTGACGGCACCGTTGTCCGCAACGCCCTGGAAGCGGGCTTGCAGGCCTCCCGGGCTCTTGATGAGCTGCAACCCAAAGTGGCCTTGATTGCACGCATTGGCTCGGACCTTTCCGAGTACGGCCTGCGTTATTCGCACCTCGGGTTCATCTCACGTGAAGCACCGGGACAGCCTTGGCGCATGACCCATTTGCTCAATGAGTGTGGCTCGGCCACGTCAGAGTTGTGGCATGAAGGTTTGGGTAATTTCTTCATGGATGACATGTTCTCGTTTGATTCCTTGATCATGATCCCTGATGCAAAAACCCAGGAGGTACTGTGGGGCTTGTTGCACAATCCCGTTGCGCTGGAGCAGATGCATTCGACCAGCTATAGCGTTGTAGCCTACCCGTTTTCAACGCTGCACCAGAATTCAAACCAATGGGTGCTGGAGGTGCTGGCTGAGGCACAAGGCGGCAAGGTCATCAATGGCCGTGAGCGTGCTCAAGCCTGGCTCAAGGCTAATGGGTATCAGCCCAGCACGCTTAAGATCGGCATGTTCAAGCGCCTGGGTGGGCGAATGTTCAAGGCCAATGTTGCGTTTGACGGGCAACCGGGCGATCGGCGGGCTGCTGGCCTGATTGATGTGGTCACGGTGGATTCCATTCGCCAGTTCATGAAGTCGCTGGAGATCGAGCAATCCGAACGTGAGGTAATTGCCAAGGGTATTGTCGTTGTACCAGCAACAAAGGGCCGCTGA